The proteins below come from a single Streptococcus hyointestinalis genomic window:
- the tnpB gene encoding IS66 family insertion sequence element accessory protein TnpB (TnpB, as the term is used for proteins encoded by IS66 family insertion elements, is considered an accessory protein, since TnpC, encoded by a neighboring gene, is a DDE family transposase.): MTIRLSDLGQVYLVCGKTDMRQGIDSLAYLVKSQFNLDPFSGQVYLFCGGRKDRFKALYWNGQGFWLLYKRFENGKLTWPNNEEEVKALTSEQVDWLMKGFSINPKINIPVL, from the coding sequence ATGACCATACGACTCAGTGATTTAGGTCAAGTCTACTTGGTTTGTGGGAAAACGGACATGCGTCAAGGGATTGATTCTCTCGCCTACCTTGTCAAAAGTCAATTCAATCTGGATCCCTTTTCAGGTCAGGTCTATCTCTTCTGCGGAGGTCGAAAAGACCGATTCAAAGCTCTTTACTGGAACGGACAAGGATTTTGGTTACTTTACAAACGTTTTGAAAATGGAAAATTGACCTGGCCAAACAATGAAGAAGAGGTCAAGGCTCTAACTTCCGAACAGGTAGACTGGCTCATGAAAGGATTTTCGATCAATCCAAAAATAAATATTCCCGTGTTGTAA
- a CDS encoding MucBP domain-containing protein gives MLNKKKGKHRRQQEAAADKRFRYSIRKFNVGVASVAIAAFMFLGGGAVVSADDTAVSEPQTVASSTGDSSSAISEAQTATSTEATSTASEASTSTEATAATSESAAASTEATSTASEASTSTEATAATSELAAASTEATSTASEASTSTEATAATSESAATSTEATSTASSEATSTTASTPTTVEEAKTVLEQVISEAEVLAQEASRQAASSTEDASALQTAAQATKVVVTEATATFNDSLATLEEVNAQISAVRTNVEALVLELRKYYPDGEITAVLDTATGTPAATTIDVTNPASASYAQHGVWEIPDPVKAANSNLTSVEKEATITVAEKNYPAGYIGDQDANRDTFLLFNFDTVGGYGDGNNFNDWAGHNYYMTFSVSTDSAERAASDVVYAKLVEKTMNGDRVVKTVELQPNVKTVVDELNVLENYQAHRVKYDFTYIVSENNGATTRQLSITNTNGANWNTAVYNKLDQTRVNVNTNSFSTAVPGGTTQTTSYYVKENAATGRLRELLARYTQDRGLVGDVFHIAGAIDFDNYELIESELPKVESGTLANDYKVGTQYAVFRGNWNEARLYTITDTNGALQMQVYMLDPNNPDWANFYKAKMNSGTVSDLDDYFTLMFTTEEMQPGGTYNTKPGTFTSKFYDANKLVLEGKQVQVLDSNGDVLGTLNDAKTSYTTATGQIVNVKSVTDTMVTDEDGTVHTINTKKIYKTDAAGNYVDANGTVLTPIQWSVDAPFRNGKIADGYGTDRKFDTDSVTVSTGPLDATNSNALWYFGWNYHTPDIPDDDGIWDLGGLEMTLSNSNAKNEQHARYFYTEKGGVDVYYVDTEGNILKDMVTVVGHGDTGSEYNTAAVRDDSIVAADGTVYYYKEIDTTAANLHPVVDDKTDTDYRSNEKIDAEKGTIKSDTVKQLTYVYEKAGNVNINYVDTEGTPLQASVADVTDGKPGSDYNTAQEGEKPEIIKTKDGKTYKLAPANTYNVGTVSDDSNLTAVGNGKAKGIDDVTGTVESGVTKEITYVYKEVKGDVIVHYVDQDGNPISGTTDDGKQTASTVTDTPESSTGTPYDTTDLRPNTITTADGKIYKRVPAATIGKETGDVVEGTTEVTYVYELLQGDVIVHYVDTEGNTIADDVTDQVITDTGTDYDTRDNKPEKITNDQTGEVYYILPKDEVKAGDKETGKVVEGTTEVTYIYEKAGSVNVNYVDTEGNVLKAPVADVTDGKPGSAYDTVLDNKLASISVDGKLYRLVPAGTYNVGTVSNDNNLTAVGNGKATGIDATTGTVEAGKTKEITYVYEEVKGDVVVEYYDTEGNTIAKTEVDTPTTSVDTPYETYDHKPATITVVEKDGSETLYYYKEVKDTSAPEKGDVVEGTTTVQYVYEKAGNVNVNYVDTEGNVIQAPVADVTDGKPDSAYATTDHKPEEITTADGKTYRLVAKEKAGDYPVGTVSDEGNLTAVGNGTAIGVDSETGTVEAGKTKEITYVYEEVKGDVIVHYVDTEGNPISGTTDEGKKTASTVTDTPESSTGTPYNTTDLRPNTITTADGKIYKRVPAATIGKETGDVVEGTTEVTYVYELLQGDVIVHYVDTEGNTIADDVTDQVITNTGTDYDTKDNKPEKIVNDETGDVYYILPKDEVKAGDKETGKVVEGTTEVTYIYEKAGDVVIKYVDVNGVELQSPVADTTDGKPGSDYNTAEGTEKPTTITTADGKVYALVPAGDYPVGTVAADSNLASGATPTGTVEAGVTKEVTYVYQEVKSDVVVEYYNTDGEVIAATVVDEDDKSVGTVYNTDEDNRPETITAADGTVYYYKEVKDTSAPTTGKVAETTTTVQYVYEKAGSVNVNYVDTEGNPIQAPVADKTNEKAGTEYATADNKPATITTADGKTYRLVEAGTYNVGTVSDDNNLTAVGNGKATGIDATTGTVEAGTTKEITYVYEEVKGNVVVNYITTDGTVIKQPVEDTPSTSTGTPYDTTDNKPTTITTEDGKTYRIVPVLTKGSETGKVVEGTTSITYVYEEVKGDVVVEYYDTEGNLISGLSDSGEAVDTKEVDTPSTSTGTAYNTDEDHKPNTITTADGTVYYYKEVKDTSASTTGKVVEGTTTVQYVYEKAGNVIVHYITEDGTVIKATVTDEENAEPGKSYDTTDNKPTEIVTEDGSRYVLIPSKTIGTENGTVEGGKTIEITYVYKKVANWIPQIPGVPAGEEPKVPYPFDPTNPDVPVTPTPDTVIPNVPGYTPVDPKTNEPLKPVDPTDPGKGYVPPTPEDSGVDTPIPYVQNGNVVVNYVTEDGTVIKTPVKDETDAPAGKSYDTTDNKPTEIVTEDGSRYVLIPSKTIGTENGTVEGGKTIEITYVYKKVANWIPQIPGVPAGEEPKVPYPFDPTNPDVPVTPTPDTVIPNVPGYTPVDPKTNEPLKPVDPTDPGKGYVPPTPDDSGVDTPIPYVQNGNVVVNYVTEDGTVIKTPVKDETDAPAGKSYDTTDNKPTEIVTEDGSRYVLIPSKTIGTENGTVEGGKTIEITYVYKKVANWIPQIPGVPAGEEPKVPYPFDPTNPDVPVTPTPDTVIPNVPGYTPVDPKTNEPLKPVDPTDPGKGYVPPTPDDSGVDTPIPYVQNGNVVVNYVTEDGTVIKTPVKDETDAPAGKSYDTTDNKPTEIVTEDGSRYVLIPSKTIGTENGTVEGGKTIEITYVYKKVANWIPQIPGVPAGEEPKVPYPFDPANPDVPVTPTPDTVIPNVPGFTPVDPKTNEPLKPVDPTDPGKGYVPPTPEDSGVDTPIPYVQNGNVVVNYVTEDGTVIKNPVKDETDAPAGKSYDTTDNKPNTITTEDGTTYELVRVDGSETGTVVGGKTTEVTYVYRKVTPAKKVVTNHVDENGNPIAPQEEGTTPNKSIPGYEFTGKTVTDPDGNTTHIYRKVKKVVTNHVDEDGNPIAPQEEGTTPNKSIPGYEFTGKTITDENGNTTHIYRKVVTPVDPTDPVTPEDPTDPVTPVDPKAPVQPGVPVKPETPAKPTYVAETLPNTGEDNSASVAAMGAGMILASLGLAAKRRRKED, from the coding sequence ATGCTAAACAAGAAAAAGGGAAAGCATCGTCGTCAACAGGAAGCGGCAGCTGATAAACGTTTCCGTTATTCGATTCGTAAATTTAATGTCGGTGTAGCGTCTGTTGCGATTGCAGCTTTTATGTTTTTAGGAGGAGGAGCTGTCGTATCAGCGGATGATACAGCGGTATCAGAGCCACAAACTGTAGCCTCAAGCACAGGAGATAGCAGTAGTGCGATTTCGGAAGCCCAAACGGCAACCAGCACAGAAGCTACCTCAACAGCATCAGAAGCTTCAACAAGTACCGAAGCAACTGCAGCAACATCAGAATCAGCTGCAGCAAGTACAGAAGCTACATCAACAGCATCAGAAGCTTCAACAAGTACCGAAGCAACTGCAGCAACATCAGAATTAGCTGCAGCAAGTACAGAAGCTACATCAACAGCATCAGAAGCTTCAACAAGTACAGAAGCAACCGCAGCAACATCAGAATCAGCTGCAACAAGTACAGAAGCTACATCAACAGCAAGCTCAGAAGCAACAAGTACAACAGCTTCAACACCAACAACTGTTGAAGAAGCTAAAACTGTTCTTGAGCAAGTGATCTCAGAAGCAGAAGTCTTGGCACAAGAAGCAAGCCGTCAAGCAGCAAGCTCAACAGAAGATGCCTCAGCTCTTCAAACAGCAGCCCAAGCAACAAAAGTTGTTGTTACAGAAGCAACTGCGACATTTAATGACTCGCTTGCAACACTTGAAGAAGTAAATGCGCAAATCTCAGCTGTTCGTACAAACGTAGAAGCACTTGTTTTGGAATTGCGTAAGTATTATCCAGATGGTGAAATCACTGCAGTATTGGATACCGCTACTGGAACTCCAGCTGCAACAACTATTGATGTTACTAACCCGGCATCTGCCTCTTATGCACAACACGGTGTTTGGGAAATCCCAGATCCAGTTAAGGCTGCTAACTCAAATCTTACATCTGTTGAGAAAGAAGCAACAATTACAGTAGCTGAAAAGAATTATCCTGCGGGCTATATTGGAGACCAAGATGCCAACCGTGATACTTTCTTGCTTTTTAATTTCGACACTGTCGGTGGCTATGGAGATGGTAATAACTTTAATGATTGGGCGGGTCATAACTACTATATGACTTTCTCAGTGTCAACTGATTCAGCTGAACGTGCGGCATCTGACGTTGTTTATGCTAAGTTGGTTGAGAAAACAATGAACGGTGATAGAGTTGTTAAAACTGTTGAACTACAGCCTAATGTCAAAACTGTGGTTGATGAGTTGAACGTTCTAGAGAATTACCAAGCTCATAGAGTAAAATATGATTTTACTTACATTGTTTCAGAGAATAATGGTGCCACAACTCGCCAACTTTCAATTACTAATACAAATGGTGCCAACTGGAATACTGCAGTTTATAACAAACTAGATCAGACAAGAGTAAATGTAAATACGAATTCTTTTTCAACAGCTGTTCCGGGTGGTACAACCCAAACAACATCATATTATGTAAAAGAAAATGCAGCGACTGGTCGCCTTCGTGAGTTGTTAGCACGTTACACTCAAGATAGAGGTTTAGTCGGAGATGTTTTTCATATTGCTGGTGCTATCGATTTTGATAATTATGAATTAATTGAGTCAGAATTACCTAAGGTAGAAAGTGGTACATTAGCTAACGACTATAAAGTTGGTACGCAATATGCTGTTTTCCGTGGAAATTGGAACGAGGCACGCTTGTACACCATTACAGATACTAATGGTGCGTTGCAAATGCAAGTCTATATGCTAGATCCAAACAATCCAGACTGGGCTAATTTTTACAAAGCTAAAATGAATAGTGGAACGGTCTCTGACTTGGATGATTACTTTACATTGATGTTCACTACTGAAGAAATGCAACCAGGAGGAACATACAATACTAAGCCAGGAACGTTCACATCTAAATTTTACGACGCCAATAAACTTGTTCTTGAAGGAAAACAGGTTCAGGTTCTTGATTCCAATGGTGATGTACTTGGAACATTAAATGATGCCAAAACGTCTTACACCACTGCTACTGGTCAAATTGTAAATGTAAAAAGTGTGACAGATACTATGGTGACTGACGAAGATGGTACCGTTCATACTATTAACACAAAAAAAATCTATAAAACGGATGCAGCTGGTAATTACGTTGATGCAAACGGAACTGTCCTTACTCCAATTCAGTGGAGCGTTGATGCTCCATTTAGAAATGGAAAAATAGCAGATGGCTATGGAACAGACCGTAAATTCGATACTGATAGCGTAACTGTTTCTACAGGACCTCTAGATGCGACAAATTCGAATGCTCTTTGGTACTTTGGATGGAACTACCACACACCAGATATCCCTGATGATGATGGTATTTGGGATCTTGGCGGGTTAGAGATGACATTATCCAACTCTAATGCTAAGAATGAACAACATGCTCGTTACTTCTACACTGAAAAAGGTGGCGTTGATGTTTACTACGTAGACACAGAAGGTAACATCCTTAAGGATATGGTGACTGTAGTTGGACATGGTGATACAGGTTCAGAATACAATACCGCAGCCGTACGTGATGACAGCATCGTAGCAGCAGATGGCACAGTTTACTACTACAAAGAAATTGATACCACAGCTGCAAACCTTCACCCAGTTGTAGATGACAAGACGGATACAGATTACCGCTCAAATGAAAAAATTGACGCAGAAAAAGGTACCATTAAGTCTGATACAGTTAAACAATTAACTTATGTTTACGAAAAAGCTGGTAATGTTAATATCAACTATGTAGACACAGAAGGTACCCCACTTCAAGCCTCAGTCGCAGATGTAACAGACGGTAAACCAGGTTCAGACTATAATACAGCTCAAGAAGGTGAAAAACCAGAAATCATCAAGACTAAAGACGGTAAGACTTACAAACTTGCTCCGGCAAATACTTACAACGTTGGTACAGTTTCAGATGATAGCAACTTGACAGCAGTTGGTAACGGTAAAGCCAAAGGTATCGACGACGTAACAGGTACAGTGGAGTCAGGTGTTACTAAAGAAATCACTTATGTCTACAAAGAAGTTAAAGGTGACGTTATTGTTCATTACGTTGACCAAGATGGTAATCCAATCTCAGGTACAACAGATGACGGCAAACAAACTGCAAGCACAGTAACAGATACACCAGAAAGCTCAACAGGTACACCGTACGACACAACAGACCTCCGTCCAAATACTATCACAACAGCAGACGGTAAAATCTACAAACGTGTTCCAGCAGCAACAATCGGTAAAGAAACTGGTGACGTTGTAGAAGGTACAACCGAAGTCACTTATGTCTATGAGTTACTTCAAGGTGATGTTATCGTACATTACGTTGATACTGAAGGCAACACAATTGCAGACGATGTAACAGACCAAGTTATCACTGATACAGGTACAGACTACGATACTAGAGATAACAAACCAGAGAAAATCACAAATGACCAAACAGGTGAGGTTTACTACATCTTACCAAAAGATGAAGTTAAAGCTGGTGATAAAGAAACTGGTAAAGTTGTAGAAGGCACAACTGAAGTGACTTACATCTACGAAAAAGCAGGTAGCGTTAACGTTAACTATGTCGATACAGAAGGTAACGTTCTCAAAGCTCCAGTTGCAGATGTGACTGATGGTAAGCCAGGTTCTGCCTACGACACTGTTCTTGATAACAAATTGGCTAGCATCTCAGTAGATGGCAAACTTTACCGCCTAGTTCCAGCAGGAACTTACAACGTTGGTACTGTTTCAAATGATAACAACTTGACAGCAGTTGGTAACGGTAAAGCAACAGGTATCGATGCTACGACTGGTACAGTAGAAGCTGGTAAAACAAAAGAAATCACTTATGTCTACGAAGAAGTGAAAGGTGACGTTGTTGTTGAGTACTACGATACCGAAGGAAATACCATCGCTAAAACAGAAGTTGATACACCAACAACATCAGTAGACACACCATATGAAACCTACGACCACAAACCAGCAACCATTACAGTTGTTGAAAAAGATGGTTCAGAAACACTCTACTACTATAAAGAGGTTAAAGATACATCTGCACCAGAAAAAGGTGATGTCGTAGAAGGAACAACAACAGTTCAATACGTCTACGAAAAAGCAGGTAACGTCAACGTTAATTATGTGGATACAGAAGGTAACGTCATCCAAGCTCCTGTAGCAGATGTGACAGATGGCAAACCAGATTCTGCTTATGCTACTACAGACCACAAACCAGAAGAAATCACCACAGCAGATGGTAAGACATATCGACTTGTCGCAAAAGAAAAAGCAGGTGATTACCCAGTTGGTACAGTTTCAGATGAAGGTAACTTGACTGCTGTAGGTAACGGTACTGCCATAGGTGTTGATTCAGAAACAGGTACAGTTGAAGCAGGTAAAACAAAAGAAATTACTTACGTCTACGAAGAGGTAAAAGGTGATGTCATCGTTCATTACGTTGATACCGAAGGTAACCCAATCTCAGGTACAACAGACGAAGGTAAGAAAACCGCAAGCACTGTAACTGATACACCAGAAAGCTCAACAGGCACTCCGTACAACACAACAGACCTCCGTCCAAATACTATCACAACAGCAGACGGTAAGATCTACAAACGTGTTCCAGCAGCAACAATCGGTAAAGAAACTGGTGACGTTGTAGAAGGTACAACCGAAGTCACTTATGTCTATGAGTTACTTCAAGGTGATGTTATCGTACATTACGTCGATACTGAAGGCAACACAATTGCAGACGATGTAACAGACCAAGTTATCACTAACACAGGTACAGACTACGATACTAAAGATAACAAACCAGAGAAAATCGTTAATGACGAAACTGGCGATGTTTACTACATCTTGCCAAAAGATGAAGTCAAAGCAGGCGATAAGGAAACTGGTAAAGTTGTAGAAGGTACAACTGAAGTTACATACATCTACGAAAAAGCTGGTGACGTTGTTATCAAGTATGTGGACGTTAACGGTGTTGAATTGCAATCTCCAGTAGCAGACACTACAGACGGCAAACCAGGTTCAGACTACAACACAGCTGAAGGTACTGAAAAACCAACAACAATCACAACAGCAGACGGTAAAGTATATGCTCTTGTTCCAGCAGGTGACTACCCAGTAGGTACAGTAGCAGCAGATAGCAACTTGGCTTCAGGCGCAACTCCAACAGGTACTGTTGAGGCAGGTGTAACTAAAGAAGTTACTTATGTTTACCAAGAAGTGAAATCTGACGTAGTTGTTGAATACTACAACACAGATGGTGAAGTTATTGCAGCAACTGTTGTCGATGAAGATGATAAGTCTGTCGGTACAGTCTACAACACAGATGAAGATAACCGTCCAGAAACTATCACAGCAGCAGACGGAACAGTTTACTACTACAAAGAAGTGAAAGATACTTCTGCACCAACAACTGGTAAAGTAGCAGAAACAACAACAACTGTTCAGTATGTCTACGAAAAAGCAGGCTCTGTCAATGTTAACTATGTTGATACAGAAGGTAACCCAATTCAAGCACCAGTAGCTGACAAAACAAACGAGAAAGCTGGTACTGAGTACGCTACAGCTGATAACAAGCCAGCAACTATCACAACAGCAGATGGTAAGACTTATCGTCTAGTTGAAGCAGGTACTTACAACGTTGGTACAGTTTCAGATGATAACAACTTGACAGCAGTTGGTAACGGTAAAGCAACAGGTATCGATGCTACGACTGGTACAGTTGAAGCAGGTACAACGAAAGAAATCACTTACGTTTACGAAGAAGTGAAAGGTAACGTTGTTGTTAACTACATCACAACTGACGGTACAGTAATCAAGCAACCAGTTGAAGATACCCCATCAACATCAACAGGTACACCGTACGACACAACAGACAACAAACCAACAACAATTACAACAGAAGACGGTAAGACATACCGTATCGTACCAGTTCTTACAAAAGGTTCAGAAACAGGTAAGGTTGTAGAAGGTACAACATCAATCACTTACGTATACGAAGAAGTGAAAGGTGACGTTGTAGTTGAGTACTACGATACAGAAGGTAACTTGATTTCAGGTCTATCTGACTCAGGTGAAGCTGTAGATACTAAAGAAGTTGATACCCCATCAACATCAACAGGTACAGCATACAACACTGATGAAGACCACAAACCAAACACCATCACAACAGCAGACGGAACAGTTTACTACTACAAAGAAGTGAAAGACACTTCAGCTTCAACAACAGGTAAAGTTGTAGAAGGTACAACAACTGTTCAATATGTTTACGAAAAAGCTGGAAATGTTATCGTTCACTACATCACAGAAGATGGAACAGTGATCAAGGCTACTGTAACAGACGAAGAAAACGCTGAACCAGGTAAGTCTTATGACACAACAGATAACAAACCAACAGAGATTGTCACAGAAGATGGTTCACGTTATGTCTTGATCCCATCTAAGACAATTGGTACAGAAAACGGTACAGTTGAAGGTGGTAAGACAATTGAGATCACTTATGTGTATAAGAAAGTTGCGAACTGGATCCCACAAATTCCAGGTGTACCAGCAGGAGAAGAACCAAAAGTTCCATATCCATTCGACCCAACCAATCCAGATGTACCAGTAACACCAACTCCAGATACAGTGATTCCAAACGTTCCAGGCTACACACCAGTAGATCCTAAGACCAACGAACCATTGAAACCAGTTGATCCAACAGATCCAGGCAAGGGTTATGTACCACCAACACCAGAAGATTCTGGCGTTGACACACCAATCCCTTACGTTCAAAATGGTAACGTTGTGGTGAACTACGTGACAGAAGATGGTACAGTAATTAAGACACCTGTTAAAGACGAAACAGACGCTCCAGCAGGTAAGTCTTATGACACAACAGATAACAAACCAACAGAGATTGTCACAGAAGATGGTTCACGTTATGTCTTGATCCCATCTAAGACAATTGGTACAGAAAACGGTACAGTTGAAGGTGGTAAGACAATTGAGATCACTTATGTGTATAAGAAAGTTGCGAACTGGATCCCACAAATTCCAGGTGTACCAGCAGGAGAAGAACCAAAAGTTCCATATCCATTCGACCCAACCAATCCAGATGTACCAGTAACACCAACTCCAGATACAGTGATTCCAAACGTTCCAGGCTACACACCAGTAGATCCTAAGACCAACGAACCATTGAAACCAGTTGATCCAACAGATCCAGGCAAGGGTTATGTACCACCAACACCAGATGATTCTGGCGTTGACACACCAATCCCTTACGTTCAAAATGGTAACGTTGTGGTGAACTACGTGACAGAAGATGGTACAGTAATTAAGACACCTGTTAAAGACGAAACAGACGCTCCAGCAGGTAAGTCTTATGACACAACAGATAACAAACCAACAGAGATTGTCACAGAAGATGGTTCACGTTATGTCTTGATCCCATCTAAGACAATTGGTACAGAAAACGGTACAGTTGAAGGTGGTAAGACAATTGAGATCACTTATGTGTATAAGAAAGTTGCGAACTGGATCCCACAAATTCCAGGTGTACCAGCAGGAGAAGAACCAAAAGTTCCATATCCATTCGACCCAACCAATCCAGATGTACCAGTAACACCAACTCCAGATACAGTGATTCCAAACGTTCCAGGCTACACACCAGTAGATCCTAAGACCAACGAACCATTGAAACCAGTTGATCCAACAGATCCAGGCAAGGGTTATGTACCACCAACACCAGATGATTCTGGCGTTGACACACCAATCCCTTACGTTCAAAATGGTAACGTTGTGGTGAACTACGTGACAGAAGATGGTACAGTAATTAAGACACCTGTTAAAGACGAAACAGACGCTCCAGCAGGTAAGTCTTATGACACAACAGATAACAAACCAACAGAGATTGTCACAGAAGATGGTTCACGTTATGTCTTGATCCCATCTAAGACAATTGGTACAGAAAACGGTACAGTTGAAGGTGGTAAGACAATTGAGATCACTTATGTGTATAAGAAAGTTGCGAACTGGATCCCACAAATTCCAGGTGTACCAGCAGGAGAAGAACCAAAAGTTCCATATCCATTCGACCCAGCCAATCCAGATGTACCAGTAACACCAACTCCAGATACAGTGATTCCAAACGTTCCAGGCTTCACACCAGTAGATCCTAAGACTAACGAACCATTGAAACCAGTTGATCCAACAGATCCAGGCAAGGGTTATGTACCACCAACACCAGAAGATTCTGGCGTTGACACACCAATCCCTTACGTTCAAAATGGTAACGTTGTGGTTAACTACGTGACAGAAGACGGTACAGTTATCAAGAATCCAGTTAAGGATGAAACTGATGCACCTGCTGGTAAATCATACGATACAACTGATAACAAACCAAATACTATCACTACAGAAGATGGTACAACTTATGAGCTTGTTCGTGTTGATGGTTCAGAAACTGGTACTGTTGTAGGTGGTAAGACAACTGAAGTAACTTACGTTTACCGTAAAGTGACTCCAGCTAAGAAGGTTGTGACAAACCACGTTGACGAAAATGGTAACCCAATCGCACCGCAAGAAGAGGGTACAACACCGAACAAGTCAATCCCAGGATACGAGTTCACAGGTAAGACTGTAACAGATCCAGATGGCAATACAACACACATCTACCGTAAGGTTAAGAAAGTTGTAACAAACCACGTTGACGAAGATGGTAACCCAATTGCACCGCAAGAAGAGGGTACAACACCTAATAAGTCAATCCCAGGATACGAGTTCACAGGTAAGACTATTACAGATGAGAATGGTAACACTACTCACATCTACCGTAAAGTTGTTACTCCTGTTGACCCAACTGACCCAGTTACCCCAGAAGATCCAACAGATCCAGTTACTCCTGTTGATCCAAAAGCTCCAGTTCAGCCAGGTGTTCCAGTTAAACCAGAAACACCAGCTAAACCAACTTATGTTGCAGAAACTCTTCCAAACACAGGTGAAGATAACTCAGCATCAGTTGCGGCTATGGGAGCAGGCATGATCCTTGCATCACTTGGACTTGCTGCAAAACGTCGTCGTAAAGAAGACTAA
- a CDS encoding IS30 family transposase, whose amino-acid sequence MSTNHSTKKSLYSHLSASERGEISAYLKMGKNPSEIARLLGRHRSTISREIKRGSVSQVQDKNGKRIYSTVYFPDSGQRVYETNRRKSAYHKLSYCSQTFFKELEKALKTKPRCHSVDSFVQTYREKHPLEVIPSTKTVYRYIKDGLLRVKPIDLPKMVCIRKRSKVRPKATKKILGKSIEERPETITNRSEFGHWEIDLVLGKKTKGEAVVMTLVERQTRFAIAVKLANKQAETINRAVKSLLSQYPIRSITSDNGSEFSSLSDLKGVEVYFAHPYASHERGTNENFNGLLREFLPKGVSLNSLTTEELNHYVSAINDRPRRLHKYKTANILFGLAQTA is encoded by the coding sequence ATGTCCACTAATCATTCTACCAAAAAATCGTTATACTCACACCTTTCAGCCTCTGAACGCGGAGAAATCAGCGCCTATCTCAAGATGGGTAAGAACCCCTCTGAGATTGCTCGTCTGCTTGGGCGTCATCGCTCAACCATCAGTCGTGAAATCAAACGAGGAAGTGTTTCTCAGGTTCAAGATAAGAACGGGAAACGAATCTACTCAACGGTTTACTTTCCAGATAGTGGTCAACGTGTTTATGAAACCAATCGTCGAAAAAGTGCTTATCATAAACTATCGTACTGCTCCCAGACCTTCTTCAAGGAACTTGAGAAAGCCCTGAAAACGAAACCTCGCTGTCACAGTGTCGATAGCTTTGTTCAAACTTACCGAGAAAAACATCCACTGGAAGTTATCCCTTCCACCAAGACAGTGTATCGTTACATCAAAGACGGACTGTTGAGGGTTAAACCGATTGATTTACCTAAGATGGTGTGCATCCGAAAACGGTCTAAAGTAAGGCCTAAGGCCACGAAGAAAATCTTAGGAAAATCCATTGAAGAACGTCCAGAAACTATTACTAATCGCTCTGAATTTGGACATTGGGAGATTGATTTGGTTCTTGGCAAGAAGACCAAAGGGGAAGCTGTTGTCATGACTCTAGTAGAGCGTCAAACACGATTTGCCATCGCTGTAAAACTGGCTAATAAACAAGCAGAAACTATCAATAGGGCTGTTAAGAGCCTACTATCACAGTACCCTATTCGCTCTATCACATCGGACAATGGCTCAGAGTTCAGTAGCTTGTCAGACTTAAAAGGTGTGGAAGTCTATTTTGCCCATCCTTATGCTTCTCATGAAAGAGGAACAAATGAAAATTTCAATGGTCTCTTGAGAGAGTTTCTCCCAAAAGGTGTCTCTCTTAACTCACTAACGACAGAAGAACTCAATCACTACGTCTCTGCTATCAATGACAGACCTAGACGACTTCACAAGTATAAAACCGCAAATATTTTGTTTGGGCTAGCCCAAACAGCTTAA